From the genome of Haemophilus parainfluenzae, one region includes:
- the pntA gene encoding Re/Si-specific NAD(P)(+) transhydrogenase subunit alpha, with protein MLIGVPRELLESENRVAATPKTVQQILKLGFDVIVEHDAGFKASFEDQAFIDAGAKIGSSSEVWHSDVIFKVNPPTDAEIDQMKEGATLVSFIWRAQNPDLMKKLTSKKINVLAMDSVPRISRAQALDALSSMANISGYRAVIEAAHEFGSFFTGQITAAGKVPPAKVLVIGAGVAGLAAIGAANSLGAIVRAFDSRPEVKEQVQSMGASFLEIDFKEEGGSGDGYAKVMSEEFNRRAMELYAEQAKEVDIIITTAAIPGKPAPRLITKEMVDSMKPGSVVVDLAAATGGNCAYTEAGKVVTTENQVKVIGYTDFPSRLPTQSSQLYGTNLVNLLKLLCKEKDGKINIDFDDVVLRGVTVVRDGEEIPPAQIQVSAQPKQEAKAAQSAVKKEEEKPADPRIKYGVMAGVGVLFLWLASVAPAAFLSHFTVFVLACVVGYYVVWNVSHALHTPLMAVTNAISGIIIVGALLQIRQPTGNFFIDVLAFVAILVASINIFGGFRVTQRMLAMFRKG; from the coding sequence ATGTTAATTGGTGTACCTAGAGAACTGCTTGAGAGCGAAAATCGTGTGGCGGCAACGCCAAAAACGGTTCAGCAGATCTTAAAACTGGGCTTTGACGTCATCGTAGAACACGATGCGGGATTCAAAGCAAGTTTTGAAGACCAAGCATTTATCGACGCCGGCGCAAAAATTGGCTCAAGTTCAGAAGTGTGGCATTCGGATGTGATTTTTAAAGTGAATCCACCAACGGATGCAGAAATTGATCAAATGAAGGAAGGTGCAACACTTGTGAGCTTCATTTGGCGTGCACAAAATCCGGATTTAATGAAAAAACTCACGTCGAAAAAAATTAATGTATTAGCGATGGATTCTGTGCCACGTATTTCCCGTGCGCAAGCGCTTGATGCATTAAGCTCTATGGCGAATATTTCTGGTTATCGTGCGGTGATTGAAGCGGCTCATGAATTTGGTAGTTTCTTCACTGGACAAATTACTGCAGCAGGTAAAGTGCCACCAGCAAAAGTGTTAGTCATTGGTGCGGGTGTAGCAGGTCTTGCCGCGATTGGTGCAGCCAATAGCCTTGGTGCGATTGTACGAGCTTTTGACTCTCGTCCAGAAGTAAAAGAACAAGTACAAAGTATGGGCGCGTCTTTCTTAGAAATTGATTTCAAAGAAGAAGGCGGTAGTGGCGATGGTTACGCGAAAGTGATGTCAGAAGAATTTAACCGCCGCGCGATGGAGCTTTATGCGGAACAAGCGAAAGAAGTGGATATCATTATTACCACTGCGGCAATTCCGGGTAAACCAGCCCCTCGCTTGATCACTAAAGAAATGGTTGATTCCATGAAACCGGGTTCTGTGGTGGTGGATTTAGCGGCTGCAACAGGCGGTAACTGTGCTTACACTGAAGCTGGCAAAGTAGTCACCACTGAAAACCAAGTGAAAGTGATTGGTTACACCGATTTCCCAAGCCGTTTACCGACACAATCTTCCCAACTTTACGGTACAAACTTAGTTAATTTATTAAAACTACTTTGTAAAGAAAAAGACGGCAAGATCAATATCGATTTTGACGATGTGGTATTACGCGGTGTGACTGTGGTACGTGATGGGGAAGAAATTCCACCGGCACAAATCCAAGTGTCCGCACAACCAAAACAAGAAGCAAAAGCGGCACAAAGTGCGGTTAAAAAAGAGGAAGAAAAACCGGCAGATCCTCGTATTAAATACGGTGTGATGGCGGGTGTTGGTGTGTTATTCCTCTGGCTTGCGTCTGTGGCGCCAGCGGCATTCCTTTCTCACTTCACCGTATTCGTATTGGCTTGTGTAGTTGGTTACTATGTGGTTTGGAACGTTAGCCACGCTTTACACACTCCACTTATGGCGGTAACCAATGCGATTTCAGGTATCATCATTGTGGGTGCATTATTGCAAATCAGACAGCCAACAGGCAACTTCTTCATTGATGTATTAGCCTTTGTGGCAATCTTGGTGGCAAGCATCAACATCTTTGGTGGTTTCCGTGTAACCCAACGTATGTTG
- the tldD gene encoding metalloprotease TldD, with protein sequence MLKQVSDTLLAPSNLSHQSLLNIFDVMSHRHIDYADLYFQLSQDESWVLEDSIIKEGGFHIDRGVGVRAVSGEKTGFAYSDQINLASLQQCAEAVKGIAQIKEGNLISPQAFNAVNAVQRYAAINPLESLSKEKKIELLHLVDRTARSEDPRVTHVSAALSSIYEEVLVVATDGTLAADIRPLVRLSISVLVEEDGKRERGSCGSGGRFGLDWFFEVVNGDIRAVNFAKEAVRQALVNLSAVAAPAGLMPVVLGAGWPGVLLHEAVGHGLEGDFNRKESSLFTGKIGELVTSPLCTIVDDGTLQNRRGSLTIDDEGVPSQCNVLIKDGILQGYMQDKLNARLMGVKPTGNGRRESYAHLPMPRMTNTYMLAGQSKFDDLIASVDRGIYAPHFGGGQVDITSGKFVFSTSEAYLIEKGKITKPVKGATLIGSGIDVMQKVSMVADETDLDLGIGVCGKDGQSVPVGVGQPALKIDEITVGGTN encoded by the coding sequence ATGTTAAAACAGGTTTCAGATACCTTACTTGCACCAAGCAATTTATCGCATCAATCATTGCTTAATATTTTTGATGTGATGTCGCATCGTCATATTGATTATGCGGATCTTTATTTTCAATTAAGCCAAGATGAAAGCTGGGTATTAGAAGACAGTATTATTAAAGAAGGTGGCTTTCATATTGATCGCGGTGTGGGTGTACGCGCAGTTTCTGGAGAGAAAACAGGCTTTGCGTATTCTGATCAAATCAATTTAGCCTCATTACAACAATGTGCTGAAGCTGTAAAAGGTATTGCGCAAATTAAAGAAGGCAATTTAATTTCGCCTCAAGCATTTAATGCGGTGAATGCGGTTCAGCGTTATGCAGCGATCAACCCGTTAGAAAGTTTAAGTAAAGAGAAAAAGATCGAGTTATTACACTTAGTGGATCGTACAGCGCGATCTGAAGATCCTCGTGTTACGCATGTTTCGGCAGCATTAAGTTCGATTTATGAAGAAGTATTGGTAGTTGCAACAGATGGCACACTTGCTGCAGATATTCGTCCACTTGTGCGTTTATCCATTTCTGTTCTCGTGGAAGAAGATGGCAAACGTGAGCGGGGTAGTTGCGGTTCAGGTGGACGCTTTGGCTTAGATTGGTTCTTTGAAGTGGTAAATGGGGACATTCGTGCCGTTAATTTTGCTAAAGAAGCGGTTCGTCAAGCCCTTGTAAATTTAAGTGCGGTTGCAGCGCCAGCAGGATTAATGCCTGTAGTTTTGGGAGCTGGTTGGCCAGGCGTGTTACTTCATGAAGCAGTAGGACACGGTTTAGAAGGGGATTTCAACCGTAAAGAAAGCTCTTTATTTACAGGAAAAATTGGTGAGTTAGTGACGTCGCCATTATGTACAATTGTGGATGACGGTACATTACAAAACCGCCGTGGTTCTTTAACCATTGATGATGAAGGTGTGCCAAGTCAATGTAACGTTTTAATCAAAGATGGGATTTTGCAAGGCTATATGCAAGATAAACTCAATGCACGATTAATGGGCGTGAAACCGACAGGAAATGGTCGTCGTGAATCTTATGCGCATTTGCCAATGCCGCGAATGACGAATACCTATATGTTGGCTGGTCAAAGTAAATTTGATGATTTAATCGCTTCTGTGGATCGCGGTATTTATGCACCGCACTTTGGTGGTGGGCAAGTGGATATTACCTCAGGTAAATTTGTGTTCTCAACTTCTGAAGCTTATCTCATTGAAAAAGGCAAAATCACGAAACCGGTTAAAGGTGCAACGTTAATTGGCAGCGGTATCGATGTGATGCAAAAAGTTTCCATGGTCGCGGATGAAACCGATTTGGATCTTGGAATTGGCGTTTGTGGCAAAGATGGCCAAAGCGTGCCGGTCGGTGTTGGTCAGCCTGCCTTGAAAATTGATGAAATCACCGTAGGTGGAACAAATTAA